A part of Aegilops tauschii subsp. strangulata cultivar AL8/78 chromosome 2, Aet v6.0, whole genome shotgun sequence genomic DNA contains:
- the LOC109734152 gene encoding uncharacterized protein: MRRQRIYVDNIEEAVQQLIPYLEDTSSTAHKAIYFDGWDGLAASAVLRAIAEDPPPSLLKIFNKIIHIDCSRWKSRRALQRTIAQEVLPHRVMDIFDRQDEEDDFCGIDEGSRAEIGFIGREILQVLMAHRCLVVFHNGSNDMVNLSAFGVPQPEFFGTKILWSFRERLRLNPGISEKVDDSNLFLYAHNDELWNFLLKIEAREIVGYTNKLGEAVEECCLYLLSLNSQGGNIMDYDWATHASNYWVCDGIIKGDQDDEAWEVAAALHQQINIKDYSSNSLPTFGDELNTPLERWILSRYNSVLYPWSTSFFLAGTASRSDPPSRPLPNDTFHQSNMLRVLKLCRCTFCFSAPPFGCCRNLRFLGLDGCKDHRVEEDEKQDRPAMECFQSLWVLDICHTDWEFALSPEITEQIARNIREVHIKKGRIWQHSFTWRQLQNLHKLRVIEPTSPWGTGQNDEFTNMVKLEFLDLSGDSTIQALPSMSGATSLKILILDDCVKLESVGPEGLPPSLESFSLDCCTRGDQNNNAQISHISLAGCARLVNFKLRGSLPNLEELDLSGTLVKTLDLKDKVVQAPCLKQIILLGCLQLLAILWPKNGMPKHTVLRIDSLVCLVQAELLQAYATIMDIRFLQTLVLESNVEFCWKSSRFHLNLCVPCTNKVEEQSYKKTTIGSGGHIMGPPRLKSIIPNAYITYMDVVVDNMTIDDCYNSAPQFQPLGSHVEIGDGISFTRMESTQVVKAIIFVMDKTELLHAHDNSSISTVIPEHMMSMGGEKLIWKHLKSCHIVRCPKLHTIFNIIWGYNKFRELVNFWAADLPMAHCIWSRQRARDIEDPVSFAKLQSIHLSSCPRLTFVLQFSRLYTLRRLETLHIVFCGDLRQVFPVEPEILTSIATSYRKDVLGFPNLKHIYFHQLFKLEHICQAKMFAPKLETIRVRGCWGLKRLPSVGRDSRPIVDCEEDWWEALEWDGPEAGHDPSLFRPRHSAYYKKPLPRVSVLR; this comes from the exons ATGCGTCGGCAG AGGATTTATGTGGACAACATTGAAGAAGCAGTGCAACAGTTAATCCCTTATCTGGAGGATACAAGCAGTACTGCACACAAGGCCATCTATTTTGATGGATGGGATGGGTTGGCTGCTTCGGCGGTGCTTAGAGCTATAGCTGAAGACCCTCCACCATCTCTGCTGAAGATATTCAACAAGATCATCCACATCGATTGCTCCAGGTGGAAAAGCCGAAGAGCTCTCCAGAGGACAATTGCACAAGAAGTTCTTCCTCATCGGGTAATGGATATTTTTGATAGgcaagatgaagaagatgattTCTGTGGGATAGACGAAGGCTCAAGAGCTGAAATAGGATTCATTGGGAGAGAGATCCTTCAAGTCCTTATGGCGCACAGATGTTTAGTGGTCTTTCATAACGGAAGCAATGATATGGTTAATTTAAGCGCTTTTGGCGTTCCTCAACCAGAGTTTTTTGGTACTAAGATATTGTGGTCATTTCGAGAAAGGCTTCGGCTCAACCCAGGAATTAGTGAGAAGGTGGATGATTCCAATCTTTTTCTTTATGCACACAATGATGAGCTGTGGAATTTTCTGCTTAAAATAGAGGCTAgagaaattgttgggtacacaaATAAGCTTGGTGAAGCAGTTGAAGAGTGTTGCTTGTATTTGCTGTCATTAAATTCTCAGGGAGGCAACATCATGGACTATGACTGGGCTACCCATGCTTCTAACTATTGGGTCTGTGATGGGATTATAAAAGGAGATCAGGATGATGAAGCATGGGAGGTTGCAGCTGCTCTGCATCAACAAATAAATATAAAGGATTATTCATCTAATTCACTGCCCACTTTTGGTGATGAACTGAACACGCCTCTTGAACGGTGGATATTATCCAGGTATAACTCTGTTTTGTATCCATGGTCAACGTCCTTTTTTCTTGCTGGAACCGCAAGCAGATCTGATCCTCCATCAAGACCCTTACCTAATGACACGTTTCATCAATCGAACATGCTTCGTGTGCTCAAGTTATGCCGTTGCACCTTCTGTTTTTCTGCACCTCCTTTCGGTTGTTGCCGCAACTTAAGGTTCCTCGGATTAGATGGCTGCAAGGATCATCGAGTAGAAGAAGATGAGAAGCAAGATAGACCAGCAATGGAATGTTTTCAGAGCCTATGGGTACTAGACATATGCCACACAGATTGGGAATTTGCCTTGTCACCGGAGATAACAGAGCAGATTGCTCGGAACATTAGAGAGGTACACATAAAGAAGGGAAGAATTTGGCAACACAGTTTTACATGGCGACAACTGCAAAACCTTCACAAGCTTCGAGTAATTGAGCCTACGTCACCTTGGGGGACAGGCCAAAATGATGAATTCACCAATATGGTTAAGTTGGAGTTCCTTGACCTATCTGGGGATAGTACAATACAAGCTTTGCCAAGTATGTCAGGGGCTACTAGCCTCAAGATTCTGATTCTCGATGATTGTGTTAAACTGGAAAGTGTGGGCCCGGAAGGACTACCGCCATCACTTGAATCCTTCAGCTTAGATTGTTGTACAAGAGGGGATCAGAATAACAATGCTCAAATTTCTCATATCTCTTTGGCTGGTTGTGCAAGATTGGTGAACTTCAAGTTGCGTGGATCGCTTCCAAATCTTGAGGAGCTAGATCTATCAGGCACATTGGTCAAAACACTTGACCTGAAAGATAAGGTGGTGCAGGCCCCATGCCTCAAGCAAATTATTCTGTTGGGATGTCTGCAGCTCCTTGCCATATTATGGCCTAAAAATGGTATGCCAAAACATACAGTGTTGCGCATTGATTCTTTAGTCTGTCTTGTTCAAGCAGAACTTCTTCAAGCATATGCTACTATAATGGACATAAGGTTTCTTCAGACCTTGGTATTAGAGAGTAATGTTGAGTTCTGTTGGAAGAGTAGTAGGTTTCATCTAAATTTATGTGTCCCATGTACCAACAAAGTTGAGGAGCAAAGCTATAAGAAGACTACCATTGGTAGTGGTGGGCATATAATGGGTCCTCCTCGGCTGAAGTCAATAATACCCAATGCTTACATCACCTACATGGATGTCGTTGTTGACAACATGACTATTGATGATTGCTATAATAGTGCACCGCAGTTTCAGCCGTTGGGCTCCCATGTGGAGATTGGTGATGGAATTAGTTTCACTAGAATGGAGAGCACACAAGTAGTGAAGGCTATCATCTTTGTGATGGACAAGACTGAGTTGTTGCATGCGCACGACAATTCTTCCATCAGCACTGTCATCCCTGAACATATGATGTCCATGGGAGGTGAGAAACTTATATGGAAACATCTGAAATCTTGTCACATTGTGAGATGTCCCAAGTTGCACACAATCTTCAATATTATCTGGGGATACAACAAATTTAGAGAACTAGTAAACTTTTGGGCAGCTGATCTCCCGATGGCCCATTGCATTTGGAGCAGACAAAGGGCACGGGATATTGAGGACCCTGTTTCCTTTGCGAAACTGCAGAGCATACACCTGTCCTCCTGCCCAAGGCTCACATTTGTGCTCCAGTTTTCCAGGTTATACACCTTGAGAAGGTTGGAAACCCTCCACATCGTCTTTTGTGGTGATCTAAGGCAGGTGTTCCCCGTGGAGCCAGAGATTCTGACAAGCATAGCTACAAGCTACCGTAAAGATGTTCTGGGTTTCCCAAACCTGAAGCATATCTACTTCCATCAGCTCTTCAAGCTGGAACATATATGCCAGGCCAAGATGTTTGCTCCCAAGCTTGAGACTATCAGGGTCAGGGGATGCTGGGGTCTCAAGCGCCTCCCCTCTGTTGGCCGAGATAGCCGCCCTATCGTGGACTGCGAGGAGGACTGGTGGGAGGCGCTGGAGTGGGATGGGCCGGAGGCTGGCCACGACCCTTCCCTCTTCCGGCCGCGCCACTCGGCGTATTACAAGAAGCCCCTGCCTAGAGTCTCAGTTCTACGGTGA